The genomic DNA CCCCGTGGCCGGGCCGGTGCTGGGCGGCTGGCTGACCGACGATTTCAGCTGGCCCTGGATCTTCCTGGTCAACGCGCCCGTCGGCATCGCCGTGGTCGCCGTGACCGCCACCATGTTCCGCGGCCGCGACACGCCCAGCACCCGCCTGCCGGTGGACCTGCGCGGCCTGATCCTGCTGGCCGTTGCCATCGGCTGCCTGCAATTGACGCTGGACCGCGGCCGCACGCTGGACTGGTTCGCCTCGCCGTTCATCGTCACCACCGCGCTGCTGTCGGCGCTGGGCTTCGTGTTCCTGGTCATCTGGGAACTGGGCGAAGCGCATCCGATCGTCGACCTGAGCCTGTTCCGCCACCGCAACTTCGCCATGGGCACGCTGGCCGTGGCGGTGGGCTTCGGCCTGTACTTCGCGGCGCTGGTGCTGATCCCGCTGTGGCTGCAGACCGACATGCGCTACACGGCCACGTGGGCCGGCCTGGCCACGGCGCCGATGGGCGTGTTCGGCATCCTGCTGGCGCCGCTGCTGGGCCGCTGGGTGCAGCGCGGCGACGCCCGCGTGTTCGCCAGCCTGGCCTTCGTGGCGTGGTCGCTGGTGGCCTGGTGGCGCGCGTCGATGACCACGGACGTCGGCGTCGGCCTGATCTCGCTGGCCTGCCTGCTGCAGGGCATCGGCATCGGCCTGTTCCTGACGCCGCTGGTGTCCTTGTCGCTGGCCGGCCTGCCGCCCGAGCGCATCGCCGCCGCGTCCGGGCTGCAGACCGCCATCCGCATGATGGCCGGCAGCCTGGTCGCCTCGCTCGCGTCGACGTACTGGGACGAGCGCTCGCGCTACTACCAGAACGTGCTGGTCGACAGCGCCACGCCCGCCCGGCCCGCCGTGCAGGACACCCTGAACGCGCTGGCGGGCGCGGGCCTGGACGAGCCGCAGTCGTGGGGCGTGATCTGGAACGGCCTGAAGACCCAGGCCGACATGCTGGCGCTGAACGACTTCTTCCTGTGGTCGAGCCTCGCGTTCGCGTTGTCCATCGCGCTCGTCTGGCTGGCCCGCCACCCCCGCGCCGCCAAGGCCTGACGGCCGCCGCGCTTACCGCCCCAAGGAGATCCGACATGCAACCCTTTTCCCTGCCGCGCCGTGACGTGCCCTGCATCGTGCTGCGGGCGCGCGATGTGGCGCGCGACATGCGCCGGCTGACGCTGGGCGGCCCCGAACTGAGCGCCTGGCTGGCGCGCCCGGGCGTCGACCAGCCCGGCGCCTGGGTCAAGGTGTTCCCGCCCGGCGTGCCGGGCCGGGCCTATACCCTGCGCGGCATCGACTTCGAGGCGTCCAGCGTCGAGATCGACTTCGTGGTCCACGGCGACGCCCCCGGCACCGTCTCCGAATGGGCGCGCCGCGCCCGTCCCGGCGATGCCGTCTCGATCGCCGGGCCGCGCGACGGCGGCTTCTCGCTGCTGGCGGACACGCGCTGGGTCTGGCTCGGCGCCGACGCCTCGGCCTGGCCGGCGGCCTCGCGCATCATCGAATCGCTGCCCGGCGGCATCCAGGTCCTGGGCGTGCGCCACCCGGCCGGCGACGACGACTGGCCCGCCATCGCCAGCGCGCGCGCGCCGCAATGGGCGGCGCGCAGCCTGCCGCCCGGCGGCGATGAACCTTCCGCCCCCGCCCCCGACGGGCCCGGCCAGGTCTGGCTGGCCGGCCAGGCCGCCTGGGTCAAGGCCTGGCGCGCGCACTGGCTGCAACGCCTGCGTTTCGACCCGGCGCGGCTCTCGGCCAAGGGCTACTGGAAGGCGGGCGAGCAGGACTACAAGGAATAGGCGCCGGCCTGGGCCTGTGAACAGGAGGAACGACCATGAAGAAGGAACTGGATCGCATGCGGGACATGGCGTTGTTCGTCCAGGTGGCGGCCCTGGGCTCGCTCACGCGCGCCGCTGAAAGCACCGGCGTGCCGGCCTCGACGCTGTCGCGCCGGATCTCCGAATTCGAAAGCCAGATCGGCGTCAAGCTGCTCCATCGCAGCACCCGCCGCCTGGCGCTCACCGACATCGGCCAGCGCTATCTGGAACGCATCACCGACGTCGTCGACCGCGCCCGCGCCATCAGCGGCGAACTCGAAGAAGAAATGGGCCGCCCCACCGGCCACCTGCGCGTCTGCGCGCCGGTCGACTTCAACGCCTATTTTCCGGAAGCCGCGCTGGCCGACTACTGCGCCAGCCATCCCGGCGTGCGCTTCGAGCTGCATTGCTCAGCGCAGCTGCCGGACCTGGCCACCGAGCCTTATGACATCTGCATCGCCACCACCGAACCGCCGCAGGCCAGCCGCATGGTGCGGCGGCGCATCGGCATGGCGGAGTATCAGCTGTATGCCGCGCCCGCCTATCTGCGCGCCTACGGTGTGCCGGCGCATCCGGCGGAGCTGGCGCGGCACCGTTGTGTCGTCATGCCCGACTCCGAATCGGGCCTGGCGTTGACCGACGGCAACGCCAGCGCGCAAGTGGCGCTGGCGCCGCTGCTGGTGCTGAACAATCAGCTGGCGGTGGAAAACCTGCTGCGCGACGGCCTGGGTATCGGGCCGCTGACGCGGGGACGCGCCGACGCGCTGGTGCGCGAGGGCGCCCTGGCGCCGGTGCTGCCCGGCTGGACACTGCCGCCGCGGCCCATCCTGGCGCTGACGGCATCGCGGGCGCTGCCGGCTCGGGTCCGCGGCTTCATCGACCTGCTCGTGGCCCGGGTGGTGACGTAGGCCGGCGTCGGGATGGCGCGCAACGACCGGGAAGAGCCGCTCAGTCGAAGGCGTAGGCGTCCATGGCCAATGCGCCATACGA from Achromobacter xylosoxidans includes the following:
- a CDS encoding DHA2 family efflux MFS transporter permease subunit — encoded protein: MSAAPRPIEPMTGLPRVVAAVAISLASFMAVVDITIANVSVPTISGNLGVSPEIGEWAITFFAIANSICIPLTGWLSRRLGQVRLFVLSVAAFTLASVLCGVAQNFESLLAFRVLQGMVSGPIVPLSQALLVAIFPPDKRTLALSMWAMTNMAGPVAGPVLGGWLTDDFSWPWIFLVNAPVGIAVVAVTATMFRGRDTPSTRLPVDLRGLILLAVAIGCLQLTLDRGRTLDWFASPFIVTTALLSALGFVFLVIWELGEAHPIVDLSLFRHRNFAMGTLAVAVGFGLYFAALVLIPLWLQTDMRYTATWAGLATAPMGVFGILLAPLLGRWVQRGDARVFASLAFVAWSLVAWWRASMTTDVGVGLISLACLLQGIGIGLFLTPLVSLSLAGLPPERIAAASGLQTAIRMMAGSLVASLASTYWDERSRYYQNVLVDSATPARPAVQDTLNALAGAGLDEPQSWGVIWNGLKTQADMLALNDFFLWSSLAFALSIALVWLARHPRAAKA
- a CDS encoding siderophore-interacting protein, yielding MQPFSLPRRDVPCIVLRARDVARDMRRLTLGGPELSAWLARPGVDQPGAWVKVFPPGVPGRAYTLRGIDFEASSVEIDFVVHGDAPGTVSEWARRARPGDAVSIAGPRDGGFSLLADTRWVWLGADASAWPAASRIIESLPGGIQVLGVRHPAGDDDWPAIASARAPQWAARSLPPGGDEPSAPAPDGPGQVWLAGQAAWVKAWRAHWLQRLRFDPARLSAKGYWKAGEQDYKE
- a CDS encoding LysR family transcriptional regulator gives rise to the protein MKKELDRMRDMALFVQVAALGSLTRAAESTGVPASTLSRRISEFESQIGVKLLHRSTRRLALTDIGQRYLERITDVVDRARAISGELEEEMGRPTGHLRVCAPVDFNAYFPEAALADYCASHPGVRFELHCSAQLPDLATEPYDICIATTEPPQASRMVRRRIGMAEYQLYAAPAYLRAYGVPAHPAELARHRCVVMPDSESGLALTDGNASAQVALAPLLVLNNQLAVENLLRDGLGIGPLTRGRADALVREGALAPVLPGWTLPPRPILALTASRALPARVRGFIDLLVARVVT